The Pseudomonas asiatica genome has a segment encoding these proteins:
- the zipA gene encoding cell division protein ZipA, translating to MEIGLREWLIVIGIIVIAGILFDGWRRMRGGKGKLKFRLDRSYSNLPDEEGNAEVLGPSRVLDTHKEPELDESDLPSLSASARDREREPKPAKAAKRGKRATAAADAQQGDLNLSAEPREPDLFADSDDDFAAENTRSNGAAPASNSVKELPPAEEVLVISVISRDEGGFKGPALLQNILESGLRFGEMDIFHRHESMAGHGEVLFSMANAVKPGVFDLDDIDHFSTRAVSFFLGLPGPRHPKQAFDVMVAAARKLAHELNGELKDDQRSVLTAQTIEHYRQRIVEFERRALTQKR from the coding sequence ATGGAAATCGGTCTGCGCGAGTGGCTGATCGTCATCGGCATCATTGTCATTGCCGGGATTCTTTTCGACGGCTGGCGCCGCATGCGCGGCGGGAAAGGCAAGTTGAAATTCCGTCTGGATCGCAGTTATTCCAACCTGCCGGACGAAGAGGGCAATGCCGAAGTGCTTGGCCCGTCGCGGGTGCTGGATACCCACAAGGAGCCTGAGCTGGACGAAAGCGACCTGCCGTCGCTCAGTGCTTCTGCGCGTGATCGCGAGCGTGAGCCCAAGCCGGCCAAGGCTGCCAAGCGCGGCAAGCGCGCCACCGCTGCTGCGGATGCACAGCAGGGCGACCTGAACCTGAGCGCCGAGCCACGCGAGCCCGACCTGTTTGCCGACAGCGATGACGACTTTGCCGCGGAAAATACCCGCAGCAACGGTGCGGCGCCTGCCAGCAACAGCGTCAAGGAGCTGCCGCCGGCCGAGGAAGTGCTGGTGATCAGCGTCATCTCCCGCGACGAGGGTGGCTTCAAGGGCCCGGCGCTGCTGCAGAACATTCTGGAAAGCGGCCTGCGCTTCGGCGAAATGGACATCTTCCACCGTCACGAGAGCATGGCCGGTCACGGCGAGGTGCTGTTCTCCATGGCCAACGCCGTCAAGCCCGGCGTGTTCGACCTGGACGACATCGACCACTTCAGCACCCGCGCGGTGAGCTTCTTCCTCGGCCTGCCGGGCCCGCGTCATCCGAAGCAGGCCTTCGATGTGATGGTGGCTGCGGCGCGCAAGCTGGCGCACGAACTGAACGGTGAGCTCAAGGACGACCAGCGCAGCGTGCTGACCGCCCAGACCATCGAGCACTACCGCCAGCGCATCGTCGAGTTCGAGCGCCGTGCGCTGACCCAGAAGCGCTGA
- the smc gene encoding chromosome segregation protein SMC yields MRLKCIRLAGFKSFVDPTTVNFPSNMAAVVGPNGCGKSNIIDAVRWVMGESSAKNLRGESMTDVIFNGSSGRKPVSQASIELVFDNSETTLVGEYAAYAEISIRRKVTRDGQNSYYLNGTKCRRRDITDIFLGTGLGPRSYSIIEQGMISKLIEAKPEELRNFIEEAAGISKYKERRRETESRIRRTQENLARLTDLREELERQLERLHRQAQAAEKYREYKAQERQLKARLSALRWRDLDDRVRQREAVIGDQDVSHEALVAEQRNADASIERLRDGHHELSERFNQVQGRFYSVAGDIARVEQSIQHGQQRLRQLQDDFKEAERTRLETESHLGHDRTLLATLGEELAMLEPEQEMTLAAAEEATAALEEAELGMHGWQEQWDSFNSRSAEPRRQAEVQQARLQQLEASLERQAERQRKLGEERELLGSDPQDAAMLELAEQLASSEMLLEELQLSEEQVVERLEGAREQLQQATQAQQQAQGDLQRLGGRLASLEALQQAALEPGAGAADWLQGQGLEQQPRLAEGLRVEPGWELAVETVLGADLQAVLVDDFSNLDFAGLEQGELRLLLASGTGSSLPGSLLEKVEGRVDLAPWLGQVKPVADLAQALAQRASLGEGQSLVSRDGYWVGRHFLRVRRGGEAEGGVLARGQEIERLGQEQLEQEAALEQLEQQLQALREQQLDLEEQREQLRRRTQEENRLHGELKANLSAGRARAEQVELRRRRLQEELTELEEQRAVEHEQLGEARLLLQEALELMAQDTEQREQLMARRDTLRESLDRVRQEARQHKDHAHQLAVRLGSLRAQHDSTRQALERLEQQAARLTERQEQLSLNLEEGEAPQEELRLKLEELLERRMSVDEEMRQARLHMDEADRELRDAEKRRTQAEQQAQLLRGQLEQLRLECQGLDVRRKTLQEQLLADGYDLQGVLATLEAEASEQGTEQELEQLEARIQRLGAINLAAIEEYEQQSERKRYLDAQDADLVEALETLENVIRKIDKETRNRFKDTFDQINAGLQALFPKVFGGGSAYLELTGEDLLDTGVTIMARPPGKKNSTIHLLSGGEKALTALALVFAIFKLNPAPFCMLDEVDAPLDDANVGRYARLVKEMSESVQFIYITHNKIAMEMADQLMGVTMHEPGCSRLVAVDVEEAMAMVDA; encoded by the coding sequence ATGCGCCTGAAGTGCATTCGCCTGGCCGGGTTCAAGTCGTTCGTCGACCCGACCACGGTCAACTTTCCCAGCAACATGGCGGCCGTGGTCGGCCCCAACGGCTGTGGCAAATCCAACATCATCGATGCCGTGCGCTGGGTGATGGGCGAGAGTTCGGCGAAGAACCTGCGCGGCGAGTCGATGACCGATGTCATCTTCAACGGCTCCAGTGGCCGCAAGCCGGTCAGCCAGGCCAGCATCGAGCTGGTGTTCGACAACAGCGAAACCACCCTGGTCGGCGAATATGCCGCCTACGCCGAGATCTCGATCCGCCGCAAGGTCACCCGCGACGGGCAGAACAGCTACTACCTCAACGGCACCAAGTGCCGCCGGCGCGATATCACCGACATCTTCCTCGGTACCGGCCTGGGGCCGCGCAGCTACTCGATCATCGAACAGGGCATGATCTCCAAGCTGATCGAGGCCAAGCCCGAGGAGCTGCGCAACTTCATCGAGGAAGCCGCCGGCATTTCCAAGTACAAGGAACGCCGCCGTGAAACCGAGAGCCGCATCCGCCGCACCCAGGAAAACCTGGCGCGCCTGACCGACCTGCGCGAAGAGCTGGAGCGCCAGCTGGAGCGCCTGCACCGGCAGGCCCAGGCGGCCGAGAAGTACCGCGAATACAAGGCCCAGGAACGCCAGCTGAAGGCACGCCTGTCGGCCTTGCGCTGGCGCGACCTGGACGACCGGGTGCGCCAGCGCGAGGCGGTGATCGGCGACCAGGATGTGTCCCATGAGGCGCTGGTGGCCGAGCAGCGCAATGCCGATGCCAGCATCGAGCGCCTGCGCGATGGCCATCACGAATTGTCCGAACGCTTCAACCAGGTGCAGGGCCGTTTCTACTCGGTGGCCGGTGACATCGCCCGGGTCGAGCAGAGCATCCAGCACGGCCAGCAGCGCCTGCGCCAGCTGCAGGATGACTTCAAGGAAGCCGAGCGCACGCGCCTGGAAACCGAGTCGCACCTGGGCCACGACCGTACCCTGCTGGCTACCTTGGGCGAAGAGCTGGCCATGCTCGAACCCGAGCAGGAAATGACCCTGGCCGCTGCCGAAGAAGCCACTGCCGCCCTTGAAGAGGCCGAGCTGGGCATGCACGGTTGGCAGGAACAGTGGGACAGCTTCAACAGCCGTTCCGCCGAGCCGCGCCGCCAGGCCGAAGTGCAGCAGGCGCGCCTGCAACAGCTGGAGGCCAGCCTGGAACGCCAGGCCGAGCGCCAGCGCAAGCTGGGCGAGGAGCGTGAGCTGCTGGGCAGCGACCCGCAGGATGCGGCCATGCTCGAACTGGCCGAGCAGCTGGCTAGCAGCGAAATGTTGCTGGAAGAGTTGCAGTTGTCGGAAGAGCAGGTGGTCGAGCGCCTGGAAGGCGCGCGTGAACAACTGCAGCAGGCCACCCAGGCCCAACAGCAGGCGCAGGGCGACCTGCAACGCCTGGGCGGGCGCCTGGCCTCGCTCGAAGCCTTGCAGCAGGCCGCCCTGGAGCCGGGTGCAGGTGCTGCGGACTGGCTCCAGGGCCAAGGCCTGGAGCAACAGCCGCGGCTGGCTGAAGGGTTGCGGGTCGAGCCGGGCTGGGAGCTTGCGGTAGAAACCGTGCTCGGCGCCGACCTGCAGGCTGTGCTGGTGGACGACTTCAGTAATCTGGATTTTGCCGGCCTGGAGCAGGGCGAGTTGCGCTTGCTGCTGGCGAGCGGTACCGGCTCGTCGCTGCCCGGGAGCCTGTTGGAAAAGGTCGAAGGCCGTGTCGACCTGGCGCCCTGGCTGGGCCAGGTCAAGCCCGTGGCAGACCTTGCCCAGGCGCTGGCGCAGCGCGCGTCGCTCGGCGAAGGCCAGAGCCTGGTCAGCCGCGATGGCTACTGGGTTGGCCGACACTTCCTGCGGGTGCGCCGTGGCGGCGAAGCCGAAGGCGGCGTGCTAGCGCGTGGCCAGGAGATCGAGCGCCTGGGCCAGGAGCAACTGGAGCAGGAAGCGGCGCTGGAGCAGTTGGAACAGCAACTGCAGGCCCTGCGCGAGCAGCAGCTGGACCTTGAAGAACAGCGTGAACAACTGCGCCGTCGCACCCAGGAAGAAAACCGCCTGCATGGCGAGCTGAAGGCCAACCTGTCGGCTGGCCGCGCACGTGCCGAGCAGGTCGAGCTGCGCCGCCGGCGCCTGCAGGAAGAGCTGACCGAGCTGGAAGAACAGCGCGCCGTGGAGCATGAGCAGCTGGGCGAAGCCCGCCTGCTGCTGCAGGAGGCCCTGGAGCTGATGGCCCAGGACACCGAGCAGCGCGAGCAGTTGATGGCCCGCCGCGACACCCTGCGCGAAAGCCTCGATCGCGTGCGCCAGGAGGCCCGCCAGCACAAGGATCACGCCCACCAGCTGGCTGTACGCCTGGGCTCGCTGCGCGCACAGCATGATTCCACCCGCCAGGCCCTGGAGCGCCTTGAGCAGCAGGCCGCGCGCCTGACCGAGCGCCAGGAGCAACTGAGCCTGAACCTGGAAGAGGGCGAGGCCCCACAGGAAGAACTGCGCCTGAAGCTGGAAGAGCTGCTGGAGCGGCGCATGAGCGTCGACGAGGAAATGCGCCAGGCTCGCCTGCACATGGACGAAGCCGACCGCGAACTGCGCGACGCCGAAAAGCGCCGTACCCAGGCCGAGCAGCAGGCCCAGTTGCTGCGTGGCCAGCTGGAGCAGTTGCGCCTGGAGTGCCAGGGCCTGGATGTGCGGCGCAAGACCCTGCAGGAGCAGTTGCTGGCCGATGGCTACGACCTGCAAGGCGTGCTCGCCACCCTGGAGGCCGAGGCCAGCGAGCAGGGCACCGAACAGGAGCTGGAGCAGCTCGAGGCGCGTATCCAGCGCCTGGGGGCGATCAACCTGGCGGCCATCGAAGAGTACGAGCAGCAGTCCGAGCGCAAGCGCTACCTGGACGCCCAGGACGCCGACCTGGTCGAAGCCCTGGAGACCCTGGAAAACGTCATTCGCAAGATCGACAAGGAAACCCGCAACCGCTTCAAGGATACCTTTGATCAGATAAATGCCGGATTACAGGCACTTTTCCCAAAAGTTTTCGGTGGTGGCAGCGCTTATCTGGAACTGACGGGCGAAGATCTACTCGATACAGGGGTAACGATCATGGCGCGACCACCGGGCAAGAAGAACAGCACCATCCATCTGCTGTCCGGCGGCGAGAAGGCACTGACCGCATTGGCGCTGGTGTTTGCCATCTTCAAGTTGAACCCCGCACCGTTCTGCATGCTCGACGAAGTCGACGCGCCGCTGGACGATGCCAACGTCGGGCGTTACGCCCGTCTGGTCAAGGAAATGAGTGAAAGCGTGCAGTTCATCTACATCACCCATAACAAGATTGCCATGGAGATGGCGGATCAATTGATGGGGGTGACCATGCATGAACCGGGCTGTTCACGTCTGGTTGCCGTCGATGTGGAGGAGGCCATGGCCATGGTCGATGCCTGA
- a CDS encoding GntR family transcriptional regulator: MTFKAPDSLSEQIADYLAERIIRGELAPGERIQEQKVTQALNVSRGSVREALLILERRHLVAILPRRGAHVTELDERSVRSLCALMGEFYILLGNAVAQKWRTDADLRPFLEIQQRLQRAHDQLDIKAFVADSFAVMRAAYPFADNPFLQETVENLQPAMSRAYYLSLDQRQANMIDYLDLFARLLDAVIARDLPRIREVLTAYGQRSCELVLAALARG, encoded by the coding sequence ATGACGTTCAAGGCCCCGGACAGCCTCTCCGAGCAGATTGCCGATTACCTGGCCGAACGCATCATCCGCGGCGAGCTGGCGCCAGGCGAGCGTATCCAGGAGCAGAAGGTCACCCAGGCTCTCAACGTCAGCCGCGGCTCGGTGCGCGAGGCGCTGCTGATCCTCGAACGCCGCCACCTGGTGGCGATCCTGCCGCGCCGGGGTGCCCATGTGACCGAACTCGACGAGCGCAGTGTGCGCAGCCTGTGCGCACTGATGGGTGAGTTCTACATCCTGCTGGGTAACGCGGTTGCGCAAAAATGGCGCACCGATGCCGACCTGCGCCCGTTCCTGGAGATCCAGCAGCGCCTGCAGCGGGCCCATGACCAGCTGGACATCAAGGCCTTCGTCGCCGACAGCTTCGCGGTCATGCGGGCGGCCTATCCGTTCGCCGACAACCCGTTCCTGCAGGAAACCGTGGAAAACCTGCAGCCGGCGATGAGCCGTGCCTACTACCTGTCGCTGGACCAGCGCCAGGCCAACATGATCGATTACCTGGACCTGTTCGCCCGCCTGCTCGACGCCGTGATCGCCCGTGATCTGCCGCGCATTCGCGAGGTGCTCACCGCCTATGGCCAGCGCAGCTGCGAACTGGTGCTGGCGGCGTTGGCCCGAGGCTGA